From the genome of Bactrocera oleae isolate idBacOlea1 chromosome 2, idBacOlea1, whole genome shotgun sequence, one region includes:
- the LOC106619015 gene encoding odorant receptor 83a, producing the protein MSSNKEQQEPDLTTTVHEGCLTHRIQRRDLFRFIRWNLWFTAMYRLPLERYFPARLRFLAITLDWTYELFLYSTLLHIDILFIYTIYLNKDKGDLELIVSSMIQTVIYTWAIGIKVFFKRIQPKRVKGLMRYLNEKCRTRSAAGFTYVTFNESANFSTISTTIFMICCYAGSTFWLFVPIFNQDRSLPLACWYPIDYKVPIVYELIYFLQTVGQLQIAGAFGGTSAFYLLVSVLFSGQFDILNCSLKNILATTYLILRKPKSELLLLREKQNIANYELNQYYSAKEYNTDFDCITHLLDVKTPKPEKFYKAFKIALRPSIAHHRYILYGLKMLEDLYSYLWFLKTIEVTLLVCLVAFAWVKRSPWYLHSNEIKQDVLFFILNAQRPFRLTGGKMYNLNVEKFRSMDLRQPQPN; encoded by the exons ATGTCATCGAATAAAGAGCAGCAAGAACCTGATCTCACCACAACGGTGCACGAAGGATGTCTGACGCACAGAATACAACGACGTGATTTGTTCAGATTTATACGTTGGAATTTATGGTTCACAGCCATGTATCGCCTGCCACTAGAGCGCTATTTCCCTGCTCGCCTACGGTTTCTCGCCATTACTTTGGACTGGACCTACGAACTGTTCTTATATTCAACATTGCTACATATCGACATACTCTTTATATACACCATATATCTGAATAAAGATAAAGGCGATTTGGAACTAATAGTGAGTAGTATGATCCAGACGGTCATCTATACGTGGGCAATTGGCATTAAAGTCTTCTTTAAACGTATCCAACCCAAGCGTGTAAAAGGATTAATGCGTTATTTGAATGAGAAATGTAGAACGCGGTCAGCGGCTGGATTCACCTACGTTACGTTTAATGAGAGCGCCAATTTTTCGACTATTTCCACTACGATATTTATGATTTGCTGTTATGCTGGCAGTACTTTTTGGCTTTTCGTGCCCATCTTTAATCAAGATCGCAGCTTGCCACTAGCCTGCTGGTATCCCATCGATTATAAG GTACCAATTGTTTACGAGCTCATTTACTTTCTACAAACTGTGGGTCAGCTGCAAATTGCTGGTGCCTTCGGTGGTACGAGTGCTTTCTATCTGCTGGTATCGGTGCTCTTCTCTGGTCAATTCGATATACTGAACTGCagtctgaaaaatattttggctACTACATATCTAATTCTAAGAAAACCGAAATCGGAACTTCT CTTACTGAGAGAAAAACAAAACATCGCCAACTACGAGCTTAATCAATATTACAGCGCCAAGGAATACAACACCGATTTCGACTGTATAACACATCTTTTGGACGTAAAAACACCGAAACccgaaaaattttacaaagcaTTCAAAATCGCCCTTAGACCCAGCATTGCTCATCATCGTTACATACTCTACGGCCTAAAAATGCTGGAGGATCTCTACAGTTATCTGTGGTTTCTCAAAACTATTGAAGTGACACTGCTAGTTTGCCTAGTCGCATTTGCTTGGGTGAAG CGCAGCCCTTGGTATTTGCATTCTAATGAAATAAAGCAGGATGTTTTATTCTTTATACTCAACGCTCAGCGCCCATTCCGATTGACCGGTGGCAAGATGTACAACTTAAATGTGGAGAAGTTTCGCAGT ATGGACCTGAGACAACCGCAGCCAAATTAA
- the LOC106619023 gene encoding alpha-tocopherol transfer protein-like, whose amino-acid sequence MMLIQPTPQQRITIREELREPENQSDIDRDIKLIREWLDTQPHLPKDMDDGRLATFLRGCKFSLEKVKKKLDMYYTMRNAVPEFFANRDINRPELAMVLDYLHCPTLPGLTPNGRRITFVRGIDVDFQAQHINDAAKVALMIGDIRLLEEKVGIAGDIFIVDATLASAHHFAKFTPTVIKKFLIAVQEGYPVKVKEVHVFNISPLVDTIFNFVRPFVKEKIRNRITFHSNIESLYKAVPRDLLPDEYGGKAGSVVELNQQWKKKLEEYTPWFKEQEGKKANEALRPGSPKTSDDLFGMEGTFRQLNID is encoded by the exons ATGATGCTCATTCAGCCTACACCTCAACAACGCATCACCATTCGTGAGGAACTACGCGAACCCGAAAACCAATCGGATATCGATCGTGACATCAAACTCATACGCGAATGGTTGGACACACAACCACATCTGCCCAAGGATATGGATGATGGCCGCTTGGCCACATTCTTACGTGGCTGCAAATTCAGTTTGGAGAAGGTGAAAAAGAAGCTCGACATGTACTATACAATGCGTAATGCCGTACCGGAATTCTTTGCAAATCGTGATATTAATCGGCCCGAATTGGCGATGGTCTTGGATTACTT ACACTGCCCAACTCTACCCGGTCTCACGCCCAATGGTCGCCGCATCACTTTCGTGCGCGGTATTGATGTCGACTTTCAGGCGCAGCACATTAACGATGCCGCCAAGGTGGCGCTCATGATTGGCGATATTCGTCTGTTGGAGGAGAAAGTCGGTATTGCCGGTGATATTTTCATTGTCGATGCTACACTAGCTTCCGCACATCATTTTGCAAAATTCACGCCAACTGTGATTAAGAAATTCCTCATTGCCGTGCAGGAGGGCTATCCGGTCAAGGTGAAGGAGGTGCATGTGTTCAATATTTCACCATTGGTCGATACGATCTTCAACTTTGTACGTCCCTTTGTTAAAGAGAAGATACGCAATCGTATCACTTTCCACAGCAACATCGAAAGCTTGTACAAGGCCGTGCCACGTGACTTGTTGCCCGACGAATATGGCGGCAAAGCTGGTTCGGTGGTCGAATTGAATCAACAATGGAAGAAAAAGTTGGAGGAATACACACCATGGTTCAAAGAGCAGGAGGGCAAGAAAGCCAACGAAGCGTTGCGTCCTGGCTCACCGAAGACCAGCGACGATTTGTTCGGTATGGAGGGCACCTTCCGACAACTGAACATCGATTAG